From a single Lolium rigidum isolate FL_2022 chromosome 7, APGP_CSIRO_Lrig_0.1, whole genome shotgun sequence genomic region:
- the LOC124673644 gene encoding MEIOTIC F-BOX protein MOF-like has product MSRKKVKVDTVEGDAAAADDRLSALPDDLLHKVMSFLRAWEVARTCVLSRRWRNLWASAPCVDLRVCCKHRHRPLPLRLTRFANHFLLLRKVSAPLHTLRLLSTADLNGTPTLPYSPKYDEDGEDYCSTDVEMWIRAAINRGARFIQLSQHPRQDDLSDLESVPLISRHLKHLHLSGTMLYDRTLRQLCSQCPSLEILELKECHLDGPQISSASLISLTMVDCRIRTELSIAAPNLVSLRCVNPYHHAPSFENMGTLATATITLKDSFLHDKFEDRYIEPDPEVFECDSSSDRESDDDSDADSNLSEEFYGDEVLGGQNVIRSLSNATNLELIADVGELILNREMEMCPIFSNLKVLTLGEWCMADDFRPLVLFLQHAPNLERLFLKLKVDHEEIEDDIKPEGRSFVCKNLETVKIKCPKDDERVHVLADFFVANGIAMEKISVYHRPTRQTCKSLALRWG; this is encoded by the exons ATGTCCCGCAAGAAAGTAAAAGTTGACACTGTCGAGGGAGATGCCGCCGCTGCCGATGATCGTCTTAGTGCCCTCCCGGACGACCTCCTCCACAAGGTCATGTCGTTCCTGAGGGCGTGGGAGGTGGCTCGCACCTGCGTGCTCTCGCGCCGCTGGCGCAACCTCTGGGCTTCCGCGCCCTGCGTCGACCTCCGGGTCTGTTGCAAACACCGTCACCGCCCGCTCCCTCTGCGACTCACCAGGTTCGCCAACCACTTCTTGCTCCTGCGCAAGGTGTCTGCGCCGCTGCACACGCTCCGGCTCCTGTCCACCGCCGACCTTAACGGTACTCCTACCCTCCCGTACAGCCCCAAATACGATGAGGACGGGGAGGATTACTGCTCTACGGATGTCGAGATGTGGATCCGTGCTGCCATAAACCGGGGGGCTCGCTTTATCCAGCTTAGTCAACATCCAAGGCAGGATGACTTATCTGACCTTGAGTCCGTGCCCCTCATCTCCCGCCACCTCAAACACCTGCACCTATCAGGTACAATGTTGTACGACAGGACACTAAGGCAGCTCTGTTCTCAGTGCCCTTCTTTGGAAATCCTGGAGCTCAAGGAGTGCCACTTGGATGGCCCCCAGATATCATCTGCCTCACTTATCAGTTTGACCATGGTCGACTGCAGGATCAGGACAGAACTATCCATCGCTGCTCCAAACCTCGTATCGCTGCGCTGTGTCAATCCGTACCACCATGCTCCCTCATTCGAAAACATGGGGACTCTGGCCACGGCCACCATCACGCTTAAGGACTCTTTCTTGCATGATAAGTTTGAAGATAGGTACATTGAACCCGATCCAGAAGTATTTGAGTGTGACAGCAGCAGTGACCGTGAATCAGATGATGATAGTGATGCTGATAGCAATTTGAGTGAAGAATTCTATGGTGATGAAGTTTTAGGTGGCCAAAATGTTATCCGCAGCCTTTCAAATGCTACAAATTTGGAGCTGATAGCTGATGTCGGAGAG TTGATTCTGAATAGGGAAATGGAAATGTGCCCAATTTTTAGCAACCTGAAGGTGTTAACCCTTGGTGAATGGTGTATGGCTGATGACTTCCGTCCATTAGTCTTGTTCCTGCAGCATGCTCCAAATCTGGAGAGGCTTTTTCTTAAACTTAAAGTG GATCATGAGGAAATAGAAGACGATATCAAACCAGAGGGTAGATCATTTGTTTGCAAAAACCTTGAGACGGTCAAGATAAAATGTCCCAAGGATGATGAAAGAGTTCATGTGTTAGCAGATTTCTTCGTGGCTAATGGCATAGCCATGGAAAAGATATCTGTCTATCACCGTCCGACTCGCCAAACTT GCAAATCCTTGGCCTTAAGATGGGGCTGA